GGAAAAGCTCGACCGCGATCTGCGCGTGAAATCTGGCCGCGAACGCCAGCACAATGAAGAAGAGGCTGCCGAGGAGGCGCGCCAAACCGCCGCCGAACGCGACGCGGCGGAATCGGAATTTCAAGCGGAGAAAGATGCGATCGAATCGCGTTACACCCAGTGGAAGGCGCGCATCAACCGGGCGCGCAGTTCGAGCAAGGAGCAAACGTCCGAGCGCATCGAGAACCGCACCGGCACGCGCAAGTATGAGCTGCAAAAATTGCTGATGGAGACGGAGCGCAGCCGCGACGGCGCGTTCGCGCAAACCGCCGCGCGTTTCCAGGATTTCAATACGAATCTCGCGACGGAGTTGGTGAATTTGGAAGCGCTGGAGCGGCGCGCGCGAAATTCCTTGCGCAGTTATTTCAAGTTTTCCTTCATGCTCGCGCGCGCGAAAGAAAAAGCGGAAGTCAATCTCGCGCCGGATGAGGAACAGTTGTTCGCCGAGATGCGCGCGTTGCTGGCGAAAGCGTCGGAAGATTTGAAACGGTTTCGCTGGCAGCCGTTTTCAATATTGTTTCGATATTTGCCGGTGTGGCTGTTGCTGCCGTTGTGTGCCACGCCAATGGTGTTGCAGCGTTTCGGCATCGGTTCGCTCACGCACGACGGGGCGATGGGCGCGTCCATCGGCGCGGCGGTGGTGGTGCTGGTGCTTTATTTCGTCGGGCAAAGCCAGGGTGATAAACTCGCCAGCGGAATCGCGACCGCGCTGGGCAAGGCGCGAAAATTATACGCCGCGTGCCTCGAAAAGTCCGACACGCATCATCAAAGCGAACTTGAGCGGTTGCAAGGCGAGTTCGAGGCGGCGACGCAGATGATTGACGATGATTTGAAACGGACGTTGAAAGAGGCCGGCAGTTTGCGCGGGACGTTCCGTGAAAAAATTGATGACAAAACCGTGCGCATCACGGCGACGAATGAGCGCATCCGCAAAGCCCGACTGGCGAAAGCGGAAGACAAGCACGCGCATCGGGTGGAAGTGGTGGAGAAAACCATCGCCGCGCGCGAAGGCGCTTTTGGCAAAATGATGGATGTGCGCAACGCCGGTTCCAGCGCCGAGCAACAACGCATCTGGCAGGAGTTGGAAAAGGAATGGCTTGAGCGGACACAACCGATTTACGCGGCGCTCGCGGATTTAAAGGCGGACTCGGAAAATCTATTTCCGCCGTGGCAGGAAAATTGGCTGAAGAATTGGACGCCGCCCGCAAAGTTCGAGCACGCCGCAAAATTCGCGGACCTGCAAGTGGATGTCGAAAAATTGAGCGGCGCGATTCCGAAAAACAAGCGGCTCGCGCTGCCCGGCCCGGCCCGTTTTGATGCGCCCATGCTGCTTACATATCCAGACCAGGGTTCGGTGTTGTTCGAGACCAACGGCGGCGGCACCGCCAAGGTCATTGACGCGCTGAATAATATTATTTTGCGTCTGCTCGCCTCCGCACCTCCGGGGCGATTGAGCTTCACGATCATTGACCCGATCGGCCTTGGCCAAAATTTTGCCGGCGCGATGCATCTCGCGGATTACGGCGAACATCTCATCAACAGCCGCATTTGGACGCAGCCTTCGCAGATCGAGCAACGCCTTGGCGAGTTGAACGAGCACATGGAAAAAGTGATCCAGATGTATTTGCGCAACGAATATGAAACCATCGCGCAATACAACGAAGCCGCCGGAAACATTGCCGAGCGTTACCAGATTTTGGTGATCGCGGATTTCCCGGTGAACTTCAGCGAGCTGGCGGCGAAGCGGTTGATGAGCATTGCCACGAGCGGCGCGCGTTGCGGGGTTTTTACTCTGATTCATTGGGACCATCGCCACCCGGCCTTGCAGGATTTTATGCCGGACGAATTGCGCCGCAACAGCGTTTGCGTGACGGTCAAGGGCAACGATTTATTTTTCACGAACAAACCATTGCCGGGAACGAACCTTCAACTCGACGTTCCGCCGCCCGCGGAACTGGCGACCGAATTTATTCACACCGTCGGCAAAAACAGCCGCGACTCCAGCCGCGTGGAAGTTCCATTCTCGCAGGTCGCCCCCACCGACGACAATTTGTGGAGCGAAGACACGACGAGCGAGATGCGCGTGCCCATCGGCCGCACGGGCGCGACGAAATTGCAATATGTCGCCATCGGGCGCGGCACGCGGCAACACGCGCTTATCGCCGGTAAAACCGGTTCCGGCAAATCCACGTTGTTTCACGTGATGATCACGAATCTCGCGTTGTGGTGCAGCCCGGAGCAGGTGGAATTTTATCTCGTGGATTTCAAGAAGGGCGTCGAGTTCAAATGTTACGCCGCGAAACGATTGCCGCACGCGCGCGTAGTGGCGATTGAGAGCGATCGCGAATTTGGCCTGAGCGTTTTGCAACGCGTGGATGACGAATTGAAACGGCGCGGCGATATGTTCCGCAAACTGGGTGTGCAGGACATCGCCGGTTACAAGCGCGCGGGCGGAAAAGAACCGGTTCCGCGCTCGCTGCTAATGATTGACGAGTTCCAGGAATTGTTCGTCGAGGATGATAAGATTTCGCAGAGCGCGAATCTGTTGCTCGACCGCATCGTACGCCAGGGCCGCGCGTTTGGCGTGCATGTCATTTTGGGTTCGCAAACTCTCGGCGGCGCTTACACCGTGGCGCGCACGACGCTTGGGCAAATGGTCATCCGCATCGCGCTCATGTGCAACGAGGCCGACGCGTATCTTATCATGGACGACAGCAATCCCGCGCCGCGCCTGCTCACGCGTCCCGGCGAAGGCATTTATAACGACATGGCCGGCGCGCTTGAAGGCAACAGTCCGTTCCAAACCGTGTGGCTCTCCGATGAAATTCGCGACAGCTATCTCGAAAAAGTGCGGCAACGCGCGGTGCAGGAAGGCATGGGGCACATCGGGCCCATCGTGTATGAAGGCGATGCGCCGGCGGACATCCGCGAGAATCGTTTGCTTCAGCAATTGCTCGAAGTTGAGGCCGTCAAACCGCCGTCGTCGCCACGCATCTGGCTCGGCGCGCCCAATTCCATCAAGGGTCCGACCGAGGCCGTGTTCCATCGCCAGAGTGGAAATAATTTATTGATCGTCGGCCAGCGCGAGGAAGCGGCGCTGGGAATTCTCTCGCTTGCGCTGGTTTCGCTCGCGGCGCAATATCCCGTGGGCGCGGCGAACTTCATCGTGTTCGACGGCACGACGCCGGGATCGCAACAGCGCGAATTTTTGGAACGCATCACGCGGGCGATTCCGCATCAGGTGACGCTCGCCCGTGGCAGCGATCTTGGCGAAGTGCTCGGCAATCTTTCCGCCGACCTGAAAAAGCGCGTTGAGGAAGATCATGGCAGCGGCGCTCCGGCGACGTTTGTGTTTTTCCACGGGTTGCAAAAGTTCAACAAACTGCGGCGCGAAGATGACTTTGGATTTTCGTCCGGTGACGCGTCGGCAAGCCCGAGCGAATTGCTCAACGGTATTATCACGGAAGGCGCGAGCTTGGGCATCCACCTGATTGTGAGTTGCGACACGTATAACAACGTGAACCGGTTTCTCAGCAAGAAGGCGTTCAGCGAATTCGAGATGCGCGTGTTGTTCCAGATGAGCGCGAACGATTCGGCGAACCTGTGCGACAGTCCCCGCGCCAGCATGCTCGGCTTGCATCGCGCCTTGTTCTACAATGAACAAGAAGGTTATCTCGAAACCT
This genomic window from Verrucomicrobiia bacterium contains:
- a CDS encoding FtsK/SpoIIIE domain-containing protein; its protein translation is MSNHQGVKKTLVLVEDLKAVVSDFAAREEKLDRDLRVKSGRERQHNEEEAAEEARQTAAERDAAESEFQAEKDAIESRYTQWKARINRARSSSKEQTSERIENRTGTRKYELQKLLMETERSRDGAFAQTAARFQDFNTNLATELVNLEALERRARNSLRSYFKFSFMLARAKEKAEVNLAPDEEQLFAEMRALLAKASEDLKRFRWQPFSILFRYLPVWLLLPLCATPMVLQRFGIGSLTHDGAMGASIGAAVVVLVLYFVGQSQGDKLASGIATALGKARKLYAACLEKSDTHHQSELERLQGEFEAATQMIDDDLKRTLKEAGSLRGTFREKIDDKTVRITATNERIRKARLAKAEDKHAHRVEVVEKTIAAREGAFGKMMDVRNAGSSAEQQRIWQELEKEWLERTQPIYAALADLKADSENLFPPWQENWLKNWTPPAKFEHAAKFADLQVDVEKLSGAIPKNKRLALPGPARFDAPMLLTYPDQGSVLFETNGGGTAKVIDALNNIILRLLASAPPGRLSFTIIDPIGLGQNFAGAMHLADYGEHLINSRIWTQPSQIEQRLGELNEHMEKVIQMYLRNEYETIAQYNEAAGNIAERYQILVIADFPVNFSELAAKRLMSIATSGARCGVFTLIHWDHRHPALQDFMPDELRRNSVCVTVKGNDLFFTNKPLPGTNLQLDVPPPAELATEFIHTVGKNSRDSSRVEVPFSQVAPTDDNLWSEDTTSEMRVPIGRTGATKLQYVAIGRGTRQHALIAGKTGSGKSTLFHVMITNLALWCSPEQVEFYLVDFKKGVEFKCYAAKRLPHARVVAIESDREFGLSVLQRVDDELKRRGDMFRKLGVQDIAGYKRAGGKEPVPRSLLMIDEFQELFVEDDKISQSANLLLDRIVRQGRAFGVHVILGSQTLGGAYTVARTTLGQMVIRIALMCNEADAYLIMDDSNPAPRLLTRPGEGIYNDMAGALEGNSPFQTVWLSDEIRDSYLEKVRQRAVQEGMGHIGPIVYEGDAPADIRENRLLQQLLEVEAVKPPSSPRIWLGAPNSIKGPTEAVFHRQSGNNLLIVGQREEAALGILSLALVSLAAQYPVGAANFIVFDGTTPGSQQREFLERITRAIPHQVTLARGSDLGEVLGNLSADLKKRVEEDHGSGAPATFVFFHGLQKFNKLRREDDFGFSSGDASASPSELLNGIITEGASLGIHLIVSCDTYNNVNRFLSKKAFSEFEMRVLFQMSANDSANLCDSPRASMLGLHRALFYNEQEGYLETFRPYALPDGDWVEQAEKNLRRLVSSVS